The sequence caaaaatagtaTGTACAATTGGTCCTTCTACAAGCTCACGCGAAATGATATGGAAACTAGCAGAAGCTGGAATGAATGTGGCTCGTCTGAATATGTCTCACGGAGATCATGCTTCCCACCAGAAAACTATTGATCTTGTTAAAGAATTCAATGCTCAATCTCACGATAATGTTGTTTCCATAATGCTTGATACTAAGGTATGctcatttcttatttcttttttctaattaaataattatcatttaattgATCTCCTTATATCAAATATCTAATTTGTCACAATTGTATGTGAGATTAAAATTTGCGCACATTTTTTGAAGTTACGGTAGGGTCCGAATTTTGTGTTTctaatttgaaatttggaaAGTTGTGATTTACAAATGTTTAGACTCTTAGGTTTCTTTTTACTGTGGTGTGGTGAAAGTTAAAACATTTCTACTTTAGATTATTAGCGTTTTCATTTGTCATTTATCATTTGGTATTTGCATGCCTGATTGCTATCAGCTTGTCCGAAAGACAATTAACAGAAGTGAAGGTATGAGGTGCGTACCAGAAAAAGTAATACATTTGATATCTATCACCTTTACTTAAATGGATTCACCTGCTATTCTTACTGAATTAACTATGTTCTTCGACTGACTTTCCATTtcatggttttctttttccttttaattaatgCAGGGTCCTGAGGTTAGAAGTGGCGATGTGCCTCAACCACTTATGCTGAAGGAGGGACAAGAATTTAATTTCACTATTAGAAGAGGAGTCAGCACACAAGATACTGTTAGCGTAAATTATGATGACTTTGTGAATGATGTGGAGGTTGGGGACATACTATTGGTGGATGGTAAATATAGATCTCTCAAATATTTCTACAGAATGGTGGTTCAAGAGTTGCATTGCATTTGAAATTCTATACAATTAATGATTCCTAATCAGCAGATCCATTAGGGGGGTGCATTTACATAAGAGCTTGAGTGGAGTACACTCTGTAATTTGAGAATTAAAACTTTTGATCCATGTTGATATACGCTTCATATAAGTTTGAAAATGATTTCACTGAGCTGAACTAGTACATGAATGTTCTTGTGTACTATTGCTTGTGAAACATTGATATCTATGTTGGTTTTGGCATAGGCAGTAGTTGTGGTTGTGTCGTAAGAACAGTGAAGATGTTGCTTATTTGAGGGATGTGATTATGATAACTGGACATATCAAGAGAACAATAAAACGGTGCCTTGTATTTAAGAATTTCTTTGGACTgtttttaatagttaggaCTTTAAAGACTAAAAAATTGGAGATAGATGTACTCAATCGGAATCAGAAGTGATTCATTTGCTCCCTTCTTGAGTATTTTGTTGTCTGGCTTATCATCCATTTGCCAATTTCTGAAGGGTAACTATTCAGAGAACtgaaattatacatatatgcTTCTTTTcagcttcttttctttctttctcccataaagggattttttttttgttaatgtaATTGATGAAGGCCTAAGTTGCATCTTGTTTGCAAgaaataatgagtttttttcTGCGACTTTGGTAGGTGGAATGATGTCGTTAGCTGTGAAGTCAAAGACAAGTGATTTGGTTAAATGCGTAGTGGTTGATGGTGGAGAACTAAAATCGAGGCGTCATTTAAATGTGCGTGGCAAAAGCGCAAATCTGCCTTCAATTACAGGTTATTATCTGTTTCAGTTTGTAAATGGTATTATCGCTGATATGTACATTTAATACTTCTCCATTTCCAGTCTGTTCTTTTGTTAATGAGTCGACTAAGCTGTGTTTACCACTTTTGACAGACAAAGATTGGGAAGATATCAAATTTGGGGTGGACAACCAAGTTGATTTCTATGCTGTCTCCTTTGTGAAGGATGCTAAAGTAGTCCATGAGTTGAAAGAATATCTCAAAAGTAATGTATTCTCTTCAATGTGATGAGGTGTtcatttttcagttttattttggtatttacttctttcattttatctAATCAAGCTGTTTCGAAGTCAATGATCTCATGTTCCAGTTTCACTTGTGTATTCACTTCTGTCCATTTTATCATCTAATCTATCTGTTGGAAACTTTGTGTAGGATGCAATGCTGACATTCATGTGATTGTAAAAATTGAAAGTGCCGACTCCATACCGAATCTTCATTCTATAATTTCTGCATCTGACGGGGTTAGTTCTAAATGTTCTCAATGGATTATTCTCCTCTGCCACATTGTGCTATGCAAATTCCATTTTCCCACACATCAGAGTTTCGCGGTTCTTACTATTGTTGTTCAGCCTTATGTCCTGTTCCAAATATATtatgcctttttttttttggttttacaGGCGATGGTTGCTCGTGGAGACCTTGGTGCTGAGCTGCCAATTGAGGAAGTACCTTTGTTGCAGGTAAACTAAACTATAAAACCAACTTTCAATATGCCTACATGTGTGTTTGCCATATTTCCTCCTGCTCCTTTATTAAGGTGGGAAAGTTTGGGGCTAATGCTGAAAATTGAGTTTACATCTTACATAGCTCCTATATTTTGCCTTATTGAGGTGACTGACAGCATTTTTACTTGATTACCCCATGCTCAGAGTTCAGATGGCATTTGGATTTAGTATTCAGTTCAACAGAAAATTAAAGTTCACTAGTTAATTGAGtttaattatcattcaacCAGGAAGATATCATTAGAAGGTGCCACAGTATGCAGAAACCAGTGATTGTAGCTACAAACATGCTGGAAAGCATGATTAATCATCCTACACCAACAAGGGCAGAAGTCTCAGACATAGCAATTGCAGTACGTGAAGGTGCTGATGCAGTCATGCTTTCTGGAGAAACTGCCCATGGAAAGTAAGTGAACTTGGCTAATTTGCTGATcgttatttgttatatttattttcttaagatgGTT comes from Ricinus communis isolate WT05 ecotype wild-type chromosome 5, ASM1957865v1, whole genome shotgun sequence and encodes:
- the LOC8284630 gene encoding pyruvate kinase isozyme G, chloroplastic isoform X2: MATINHICTRMSSRNYLSDISVFDSSINSSSSSSRRRRKMSFDSQNPIFAIRSMAITEQNPHKGSLSSQNGPLTSDNLNTATVEVLSIHSNAQRKTKIVCTIGPSTSSREMIWKLAEAGMNVARLNMSHGDHASHQKTIDLVKEFNAQSHDNVVSIMLDTKGPEVRSGDVPQPLMLKEGQEFNFTIRRGVSTQDTVSVNYDDFVNDVEVGDILLVDGGMMSLAVKSKTSDLVKCVVVDGGELKSRRHLNVRGKSANLPSITDKDWEDIKFGVDNQVDFYAVSFVKDAKVVHELKEYLKRCNADIHVIVKIESADSIPNLHSIISASDGAMVARGDLGAELPIEEVPLLQEDIIRRCHSMQKPVIVATNMLESMINHPTPTRAEVSDIAIAVREGADAVMLSGETAHGKYPLKAVRVMHTVALRTESSSPVNTTPPAQGAYKGHMGEMFAFHATIMANTLNTPIIVFTRTGSMAVLLSHYQPASTIFAFTNEERIKQRLSLYRGVMPIYMQFSSDAEETFSRALQLLLNKGLLVEGEHVTLVQSGAQPIWRQESTHHIQVRKVQN
- the LOC8284630 gene encoding pyruvate kinase isozyme G, chloroplastic isoform X1, with the protein product MATINHICTRMSSRNYLSDISVFDSSINSSSSSSRRRRKMSFDSQNPIFAIRSMAITEQNPHKGSLSSQNGPLTSDNLNTATVEVLSIHSNAQRKTKIVCTIGPSTSSREMIWKLAEAGMNVARLNMSHGDHASHQKTIDLVKEFNAQSHDNVVSIMLDTKLVRKTINRSEGMRCVPEKGPEVRSGDVPQPLMLKEGQEFNFTIRRGVSTQDTVSVNYDDFVNDVEVGDILLVDGGMMSLAVKSKTSDLVKCVVVDGGELKSRRHLNVRGKSANLPSITDKDWEDIKFGVDNQVDFYAVSFVKDAKVVHELKEYLKRCNADIHVIVKIESADSIPNLHSIISASDGAMVARGDLGAELPIEEVPLLQEDIIRRCHSMQKPVIVATNMLESMINHPTPTRAEVSDIAIAVREGADAVMLSGETAHGKYPLKAVRVMHTVALRTESSSPVNTTPPAQGAYKGHMGEMFAFHATIMANTLNTPIIVFTRTGSMAVLLSHYQPASTIFAFTNEERIKQRLSLYRGVMPIYMQFSSDAEETFSRALQLLLNKGLLVEGEHVTLVQSGAQPIWRQESTHHIQVRKVQN